The sequence CCTTGTTCAGATCGGTATATGATGGGCTGGCATGGAAAATTTTGGTTGTCAATTCCTGATCTGCTCTAGGGGGTTCAGGAAAAAAAGAGCCCCGCAGGGCGCACTTACAGCAAAAGTCCTTCGGACTTTCGCGTGCGCTCTGCGAGGCTGAAAAACCACGGCGGCAAGCCGCCGGAGAAGAAATGGCCATTTATCACCTGACCGCCAAGGTCGGCTCCCGGCGAAATGGGGCCAATGCGAGAAGCAAGGCCGCGTACATCACGCGGCAGAGCGAATACGCGTGGCGTCGGGACCTGGTGCACGCCGAATCCAGGAACATGCCGTCCTGGGCACGGCAAGGGCACACGGATTTCTGGGAGGCGGCGGACAAGCACGAGGCCGCAAACGGCAAGCTCTACTACGAGCTTGAGTTCTCGCTCCCACGGGAGCTGACCAAGGAGCAGCAGCTCGACCTGGCCAGGTCGTTCCTCGACTCCCGCGCCCAGGTCGCGGACGTCGCCGGGTCGCTGCCGTACACGTTCGCGATCCATTCCCCCCGTCAGCCCCACGTGCACGCTGTCTTTAACGAACGTGCGTTTGACGGCCAGGACCGCGCTCCGGACACGTGGTTCAAGCGCGCTCATGGTGGCGGGGCGCGGAAGACTCGAACCATGCAGCCGAGGGCGTGGCTGCACGAAACCAGGGCGGCCTGGGCTGACGCATGCAACCAGGCGCTCCAGAAAGCCGGCTACGGCGTCCGAGTCGATCATCGGACCCTAGAGGCCCAAGGCGTCACTGATCGCCTCCCACAGCCCCATATAGGGCCAAAAGCATGGGCTATGGAGCAGAGAGGGATACAGACCGAGCGAGGAGATCACTGGCGGGATGTCCAAGAGGCCAACGGAGCGATGCAGGAACTGCGCGAGGTCGAGCAACAGATCGAGCGCGAGCGCTTAGAGCTGGAACCCAAGACGCCGATGCAGGGCGGCAAGAAAAAGCAGGAGAAGAGAATGTTGACCGACGCACAGAAGCAAGCGGTGACCGAGATCGTGAGCTGCTACAGCAGCGAGATTGAGGCGGAAATGCGGAACTGCGAAGATCAAGCGTGCGACTATCTGCAAGACGAGTACGGGCATGATGAAGAGTTGATGCTGCTCATGCAGGAGGAGCTGCGCTTGCAGCTACAAGCGGCAAGGGAACAGCGGTTGTTGGAAGAAGCAGACGAAAGGCAGGACTGGGAGCAAGAACAAGGGCCGAGTGCCAAATTCCGCATGTAAGGGGCCAAGAGGCCCCTTTTTTCATGCCTCCTGCGTGGCCTCGATGCTGAGGCCGAACAGTCCCAGGAGTGGAACGGGCCAGAGCTGTAACTGTAAAAAACAGGTTGACAAGTGTAACTGTAACGAGTAACAAATGCGTTACGGCGTTCGTTCGCGTTACACGTTACACTACGATACAGGGGGGATAACATGGCAGGGATTACATACGAGCAGGTGGCCCAAGTGGCGGACCAGATGATCGCGGATGGCCAGCGGCCAACTATGCGCGGCGTGCGCGATGCCCTTGGCAGCGGCTCGCTTTCCACGGTCCACAAATTTCTGAACGCTTGGCTCGACGCCAGGCCCCAGGCACAGGCAGCGGCCCCTGAGCTGCCTGGGGAGTTGGTCCTGTCCATCGCCCAGGAAATAGAGCGGGCGGCCTCGCGGGCGCGGGCGGAGGTAGAGGGCGACCTGGTGGTGGCCAAGGCCACAGCCGTGGACCTGGCGACAGAAAACCAGACCCTGGAGCAGGCCGTGGCCGAGCGGGTGGCCGAGGTGGCCACGTTGACCACCGAGCGGGACCAGGCGTCCGCCACGGCAGCGGCGCACGCTACCGAGATTCAGCGCCTGGTGGAAGCCGTTGACCGGGAGCGTCGGAGCGCCGAGGAGGCGCGTCTGGAACTGGCCAAGGTCCAGCTCACAGCAGAGGCCAAGGACCGCTGGATCGAGGAGCAGGCTGCCGAAATCAAGACCCTGAAGGTGGAGCTGGTCGAGGCCCAGGGAGCCCGGCAGGCGGCAGCGGTGGAGCTGCGCGGCACCCAGGCCGAGCTGGTGGCCGAGAAGGCAGCCAGGGCGGAACTGGCCCAGGATCGCGAAGGCCTCAAGGAGTCCTTGAAGGCTGCACGGGCGGACCTCAAGGTCCAGGCCGAGGCCCTGGCTGC comes from Desulfomicrobium macestii and encodes:
- a CDS encoding MobA/MobL family protein is translated as MAIYHLTAKVGSRRNGANARSKAAYITRQSEYAWRRDLVHAESRNMPSWARQGHTDFWEAADKHEAANGKLYYELEFSLPRELTKEQQLDLARSFLDSRAQVADVAGSLPYTFAIHSPRQPHVHAVFNERAFDGQDRAPDTWFKRAHGGGARKTRTMQPRAWLHETRAAWADACNQALQKAGYGVRVDHRTLEAQGVTDRLPQPHIGPKAWAMEQRGIQTERGDHWRDVQEANGAMQELREVEQQIERERLELEPKTPMQGGKKKQEKRMLTDAQKQAVTEIVSCYSSEIEAEMRNCEDQACDYLQDEYGHDEELMLLMQEELRLQLQAAREQRLLEEADERQDWEQEQGPSAKFRM
- a CDS encoding DNA-binding protein; amino-acid sequence: MAGITYEQVAQVADQMIADGQRPTMRGVRDALGSGSLSTVHKFLNAWLDARPQAQAAAPELPGELVLSIAQEIERAASRARAEVEGDLVVAKATAVDLATENQTLEQAVAERVAEVATLTTERDQASATAAAHATEIQRLVEAVDRERRSAEEARLELAKVQLTAEAKDRWIEEQAAEIKTLKVELVEAQGARQAAAVELRGTQAELVAEKAARAELAQDREGLKESLKAARADLKVQAEALAASQAEAKRLAADVAAQAADLKAHAEALTRADALAKAQGEELVTERQAHRDGVAQLRAELSAAEKALATAGAKVDAAAETKASVQGDLVAARQRIESLEQAVAAERKAHKEEVAQIRAEMAAERSAHKDELSKLRTALEAAQKPLLAPHRLEELPSGKAKK